In Vanacampus margaritifer isolate UIUO_Vmar chromosome 9, RoL_Vmar_1.0, whole genome shotgun sequence, the following proteins share a genomic window:
- the LOC144058012 gene encoding meprin A subunit beta-like isoform X15 — translation MFLAGWIPLPVNILAVDKPVLQRLLKNATNHRGGQRGTRHRLRMRGFIFLLVIVLVPAAASTTRSVSEIVEIDKDVPEANKDLLYDDILPEPFQRSAVSSENKLWTSPVPYVLNSSLDLNAKGVTLRALEQFRLKSCIDFKVRSDELYFINVKKLDGCFSYIGRVVTDGQDLSIGQFCDHIAIVEHEFLHAFGFYHEQSREDRDDYVTVVLENVLQGREHNFLKAEGSTAQGVPYDYMSVMHYGKDAFSNGNGSTIITKDAAFQDVIGQRLGMSRRDVQELNLLYNCNSSVAFSAYCGFALGDPCNMATCSPSGLGGWQMLTQAAGGPHSDHTDLSNGGGYFMHANTTSAFLETPRMSPSRECHVQCLQFYYYHTGGPSDRLNIWIREFTDDEDSTGLRRLVGQIAGAVTSHWQIHHVSLNASRLFQVEFESVKGSGSPNSTGGFSVDDINVSETQCPHNTLQLDDFENLLNSSVVGTEIYGPRRYSAAGYAYRVGVVLAGTHVSVFIQLLNGTNDDELSWPCDRHQWTALMMDQEASVILGMSKQRSLTSDNSTSGDGSYLWGDPRNSSRTGVDENNQTAFIGSKFVWNVFATLEEMKSRHFLKGGSLVLAFSFQDISPLVDGHVLPCPQVTPVQVTHPPQEDQEGTCASRVGTPTPLPDLSSARTTTPLPDLSSARTTTPTPLPDLSSARTTIPTPLPDLSSARTTIPTPLPDLSSARTTTPTPLPDLSSVFSLSPGMSSSSILVLLGVLMFVIG, via the exons ATGTTCTTAGCCGGCTGGATTCCACTTCCTGTGAACATCTTGGCCGTGGACAAGCCCG TCCTCCAGCGTCTTCTCAAGAATGCAACAAACCATCGAggaggacaacgaggcacacg ACATCGTTTGAGGATGAGAGGCTTCATTTTCCTGCTGGTCATCGTGCTCGTTCCTGCGGCTGCGTCTACAACCAga AGTGTATCGGAAATAGTGG AAATTGACAAGGACGTTCCGGAAGCAAACAAGG ATTTATTGTATGATGACATCCTG cctgaGCCGTTCCAGCGAAGCGCCGTCAGCTCCGAGAACAAATTGTGGACGTCGCCGGTACCGTACGTGCTCAACAGCAGCCTCG ACCTGAACGCGAAAGGAGTAACCCTCCGAGCCTTGGAGCAGTTCCGGCTCAAGTCCTGCATCGACTTCAAAGTGCGCAGCGACGAGCTTTACTTCATCAACGTCAAAAAGCTCGACGG CTGTTTCTCTTATATCGGGCGAGTGGTGACGGACGGTCAGGACCTCTCCATCGGGCAGTTCTGCGACCACATTGCCATCGTGGAACACGAATTTCTGCACGCGTTTGGTTTCTACCACGAGCAGTCCAGAGAAGACCGAGATGACTACGTGACCGTCGTCTTGGAAAACGTCCTCCAAG GTCGCGAGCACAATTTCCTGAAAGCCGAGGGCAGCACGGCGCAGGGCGTCCCGTACGACTACATGTCGGTGATGCATTATGGGAAAGACGCCTTCAGCAACGGAAACGGTTCGACCATCATCACCAAGGACGCCGCCTTCCAGGACGTGATTGGCCAGCGGTTGGGGATGAGCCGCCGCGACGTCCAGGAGCTCAACCTGCTCTACAACTGCA ACTCCAGCGTAGCGTTCTCGGCGTACTGCGGCTTTGCGCTCGGCGACCCGTGCAACATGGCCACGTGCTCGCCGAGCGGACTCGGAGGCTGGCAGATGTTGACGCAAGCAGCCGGCGGCCCCCACTCGGACCACACCGACCTTTCCAACG GGGGCGGCTATTTCATGCACGCCAACACCACGTCGGCCTTCCTGGAGACCCCCCGGATGAGTCCCAGCAGGGAGTGCCACGTCCAGTGCCTCCAGTTCTACTACTACCACACGGGGGGTCCGTCGGATCGGCTCAACATCTGGATCAGAGAGTTTACAGACGACGAAGACTCGACGGGACTTCGACGCTTGGTGGGGCAGATCGCTG GTGCAGTGACGTCCCACTGGCAAATCCACCACGTGTCCCTGAACGCCTCCCGGCTCTTCCAGGTGGAGTTTGAATCCGTCAAAGGCTCAGGAAGCCCCAACAGCACCGGCGGCTTCTCCGTGGACGACATCAACGTGTCCGAGACGCAATGTCCTCACAACACGCTGCAGTTGGACGACTTCGAGAACCTGCTGAACTCCAGCGTCGTCGGTACCGAAATTTATGGTCCCAGGCGCTATTCGGCGGCCGGCTACGCGTACCGCGTGGGGGTCGTACTGGCCGGGACCCACGTGTCCGTCTTCATTCAACTTTTGAACGGGACCAACGACGACGAGCTGAGCTGGCCGTGCGATCGTCATCAGTGGACCGCGCTCATGATGGATCAGGAAGCTTCCGTAATTCTGGGGATGTCCAAGCAGAGAAGCCTCACGTCCGACAACAGCACCTCTGGGGATG GCAGCTATTTGTGGGGCGACCCTCGAAACAGCAGCAGGACGGGCGTGGATGAGAACAACCAGACGGCGTTCATCGGCAGCAAGTTTGTCTGGAACGTCTTTGCCactttggaggagatgaagAGCCGACACTTCCTCAAGGGAGGAAGCCTCGTCTTGGCCTTCAGCTTCCAAG ACATCAGTCCTCTGGTGGACGGACACGTTCTGCCATGTCCTCAAGTGACACCAGTGCAGGTCACGCATCCTCCTCAAGAAGACCAAGAAGGCACCTGTGCTTCACG CGTGGGCACCCCCACGCCACTTCCTGATTTGAGCAG CGCACGCACCACCACGCCACTTCCTGATTTGAGCAG CGCGCGCACCACCACCCCCACGCCACTTCCTGATTTGAGCAG CGCGCGCACCACCATCCCCACGCCACTTCCTGATTTGAGCAG CGCGCGCACCACCATCCCCACGCCACTTCCTGATTTGAGCAG CGCGCGCACCACCACCCCCACGCCACTTCCTGATTTGAGCAG CGTTTTTAGTTTGTCTCCCGGCATGTCGTCGTCCTCCATCCTGGTCCTCTTGGGGGTCCTGATGTTTGTCATTGGGTGA
- the LOC144058012 gene encoding meprin A subunit beta-like isoform X12: MFLAGWIPLPVNILAVDKPVLQRLLKNATNHRGGQRGTRHRLRMRGFIFLLVIVLVPAAASTTRSVSEIVEIDKDVPEANKDLLYDDILPEPFQRSAVSSENKLWTSPVPYVLNSSLDLNAKGVTLRALEQFRLKSCIDFKVRSDELYFINVKKLDGCFSYIGRVVTDGQDLSIGQFCDHIAIVEHEFLHAFGFYHEQSREDRDDYVTVVLENVLQGREHNFLKAEGSTAQGVPYDYMSVMHYGKDAFSNGNGSTIITKDAAFQDVIGQRLGMSRRDVQELNLLYNCNSSVAFSAYCGFALGDPCNMATCSPSGLGGWQMLTQAAGGPHSDHTDLSNGGGYFMHANTTSAFLETPRMSPSRECHVQCLQFYYYHTGGPSDRLNIWIREFTDDEDSTGLRRLVGQIAGAVTSHWQIHHVSLNASRLFQVEFESVKGSGSPNSTGGFSVDDINVSETQCPHNTLQLDDFENLLNSSVVGTEIYGPRRYSAAGYAYRVGVVLAGTHVSVFIQLLNGTNDDELSWPCDRHQWTALMMDQEASVILGMSKQRSLTSDNSTSGDGSYLWGDPRNSSRTGVDENNQTAFIGSKFVWNVFATLEEMKSRHFLKGGSLVLAFSFQDISPLVDGHVLPCPQVTPVQVTHPPQEDQEGTCASRVGTPTPLPDLSSARTTTPLPDLSSARTTIPTPLPDLSSARTTIPTPLPDLSSARTTIPTPLPDLSSARTTTPTPLPDLSSVFSLSPGMSSSSILVLLGVLMFVIG; encoded by the exons ATGTTCTTAGCCGGCTGGATTCCACTTCCTGTGAACATCTTGGCCGTGGACAAGCCCG TCCTCCAGCGTCTTCTCAAGAATGCAACAAACCATCGAggaggacaacgaggcacacg ACATCGTTTGAGGATGAGAGGCTTCATTTTCCTGCTGGTCATCGTGCTCGTTCCTGCGGCTGCGTCTACAACCAga AGTGTATCGGAAATAGTGG AAATTGACAAGGACGTTCCGGAAGCAAACAAGG ATTTATTGTATGATGACATCCTG cctgaGCCGTTCCAGCGAAGCGCCGTCAGCTCCGAGAACAAATTGTGGACGTCGCCGGTACCGTACGTGCTCAACAGCAGCCTCG ACCTGAACGCGAAAGGAGTAACCCTCCGAGCCTTGGAGCAGTTCCGGCTCAAGTCCTGCATCGACTTCAAAGTGCGCAGCGACGAGCTTTACTTCATCAACGTCAAAAAGCTCGACGG CTGTTTCTCTTATATCGGGCGAGTGGTGACGGACGGTCAGGACCTCTCCATCGGGCAGTTCTGCGACCACATTGCCATCGTGGAACACGAATTTCTGCACGCGTTTGGTTTCTACCACGAGCAGTCCAGAGAAGACCGAGATGACTACGTGACCGTCGTCTTGGAAAACGTCCTCCAAG GTCGCGAGCACAATTTCCTGAAAGCCGAGGGCAGCACGGCGCAGGGCGTCCCGTACGACTACATGTCGGTGATGCATTATGGGAAAGACGCCTTCAGCAACGGAAACGGTTCGACCATCATCACCAAGGACGCCGCCTTCCAGGACGTGATTGGCCAGCGGTTGGGGATGAGCCGCCGCGACGTCCAGGAGCTCAACCTGCTCTACAACTGCA ACTCCAGCGTAGCGTTCTCGGCGTACTGCGGCTTTGCGCTCGGCGACCCGTGCAACATGGCCACGTGCTCGCCGAGCGGACTCGGAGGCTGGCAGATGTTGACGCAAGCAGCCGGCGGCCCCCACTCGGACCACACCGACCTTTCCAACG GGGGCGGCTATTTCATGCACGCCAACACCACGTCGGCCTTCCTGGAGACCCCCCGGATGAGTCCCAGCAGGGAGTGCCACGTCCAGTGCCTCCAGTTCTACTACTACCACACGGGGGGTCCGTCGGATCGGCTCAACATCTGGATCAGAGAGTTTACAGACGACGAAGACTCGACGGGACTTCGACGCTTGGTGGGGCAGATCGCTG GTGCAGTGACGTCCCACTGGCAAATCCACCACGTGTCCCTGAACGCCTCCCGGCTCTTCCAGGTGGAGTTTGAATCCGTCAAAGGCTCAGGAAGCCCCAACAGCACCGGCGGCTTCTCCGTGGACGACATCAACGTGTCCGAGACGCAATGTCCTCACAACACGCTGCAGTTGGACGACTTCGAGAACCTGCTGAACTCCAGCGTCGTCGGTACCGAAATTTATGGTCCCAGGCGCTATTCGGCGGCCGGCTACGCGTACCGCGTGGGGGTCGTACTGGCCGGGACCCACGTGTCCGTCTTCATTCAACTTTTGAACGGGACCAACGACGACGAGCTGAGCTGGCCGTGCGATCGTCATCAGTGGACCGCGCTCATGATGGATCAGGAAGCTTCCGTAATTCTGGGGATGTCCAAGCAGAGAAGCCTCACGTCCGACAACAGCACCTCTGGGGATG GCAGCTATTTGTGGGGCGACCCTCGAAACAGCAGCAGGACGGGCGTGGATGAGAACAACCAGACGGCGTTCATCGGCAGCAAGTTTGTCTGGAACGTCTTTGCCactttggaggagatgaagAGCCGACACTTCCTCAAGGGAGGAAGCCTCGTCTTGGCCTTCAGCTTCCAAG ACATCAGTCCTCTGGTGGACGGACACGTTCTGCCATGTCCTCAAGTGACACCAGTGCAGGTCACGCATCCTCCTCAAGAAGACCAAGAAGGCACCTGTGCTTCACG CGTGGGCACCCCCACGCCACTTCCTGATTTGAGCAG CGCACGCACCACCACGCCACTTCCTGATTTGAGCAG CGCGCGCACCACCATCCCCACGCCACTTCCTGATTTGAGCAG CGCGCGCACCACCATCCCCACGCCACTTCCTGATTTGAGCAG CGCGCGCACCACCATCCCCACGCCACTTCCTGATTTGAGCAG CGCGCGCACCACCACCCCCACGCCACTTCCTGATTTGAGCAG CGTTTTTAGTTTGTCTCCCGGCATGTCGTCGTCCTCCATCCTGGTCCTCTTGGGGGTCCTGATGTTTGTCATTGGGTGA
- the LOC144058012 gene encoding meprin A subunit beta-like isoform X5, translating into MFLAGWIPLPVNILAVDKPVLQRLLKNATNHRGGQRGTRHRLRMRGFIFLLVIVLVPAAASTTRSVSEIVEIDKDVPEANKDLLYDDILPEPFQRSAVSSENKLWTSPVPYVLNSSLDLNAKGVTLRALEQFRLKSCIDFKVRSDELYFINVKKLDGCFSYIGRVVTDGQDLSIGQFCDHIAIVEHEFLHAFGFYHEQSREDRDDYVTVVLENVLQGREHNFLKAEGSTAQGVPYDYMSVMHYGKDAFSNGNGSTIITKDAAFQDVIGQRLGMSRRDVQELNLLYNCNSSVAFSAYCGFALGDPCNMATCSPSGLGGWQMLTQAAGGPHSDHTDLSNGGGYFMHANTTSAFLETPRMSPSRECHVQCLQFYYYHTGGPSDRLNIWIREFTDDEDSTGLRRLVGQIAGAVTSHWQIHHVSLNASRLFQVEFESVKGSGSPNSTGGFSVDDINVSETQCPHNTLQLDDFENLLNSSVVGTEIYGPRRYSAAGYAYRVGVVLAGTHVSVFIQLLNGTNDDELSWPCDRHQWTALMMDQEASVILGMSKQRSLTSDNSTSGDGSYLWGDPRNSSRTGVDENNQTAFIGSKFVWNVFATLEEMKSRHFLKGGSLVLAFSFQDISPLVDGHVLPCPQVTPVQVTHPPQEDQEGTCASRVGTPTPLPDLSSARTTTPLPDLSSARTTIPTPLPDLSSARTTTPTPLPDLSSARTTIPTPLPDLSSARTTTPTPLPDLSSARTTTPTPLPDLSSVFSLSPGMSSSSILVLLGVLMFVIG; encoded by the exons ATGTTCTTAGCCGGCTGGATTCCACTTCCTGTGAACATCTTGGCCGTGGACAAGCCCG TCCTCCAGCGTCTTCTCAAGAATGCAACAAACCATCGAggaggacaacgaggcacacg ACATCGTTTGAGGATGAGAGGCTTCATTTTCCTGCTGGTCATCGTGCTCGTTCCTGCGGCTGCGTCTACAACCAga AGTGTATCGGAAATAGTGG AAATTGACAAGGACGTTCCGGAAGCAAACAAGG ATTTATTGTATGATGACATCCTG cctgaGCCGTTCCAGCGAAGCGCCGTCAGCTCCGAGAACAAATTGTGGACGTCGCCGGTACCGTACGTGCTCAACAGCAGCCTCG ACCTGAACGCGAAAGGAGTAACCCTCCGAGCCTTGGAGCAGTTCCGGCTCAAGTCCTGCATCGACTTCAAAGTGCGCAGCGACGAGCTTTACTTCATCAACGTCAAAAAGCTCGACGG CTGTTTCTCTTATATCGGGCGAGTGGTGACGGACGGTCAGGACCTCTCCATCGGGCAGTTCTGCGACCACATTGCCATCGTGGAACACGAATTTCTGCACGCGTTTGGTTTCTACCACGAGCAGTCCAGAGAAGACCGAGATGACTACGTGACCGTCGTCTTGGAAAACGTCCTCCAAG GTCGCGAGCACAATTTCCTGAAAGCCGAGGGCAGCACGGCGCAGGGCGTCCCGTACGACTACATGTCGGTGATGCATTATGGGAAAGACGCCTTCAGCAACGGAAACGGTTCGACCATCATCACCAAGGACGCCGCCTTCCAGGACGTGATTGGCCAGCGGTTGGGGATGAGCCGCCGCGACGTCCAGGAGCTCAACCTGCTCTACAACTGCA ACTCCAGCGTAGCGTTCTCGGCGTACTGCGGCTTTGCGCTCGGCGACCCGTGCAACATGGCCACGTGCTCGCCGAGCGGACTCGGAGGCTGGCAGATGTTGACGCAAGCAGCCGGCGGCCCCCACTCGGACCACACCGACCTTTCCAACG GGGGCGGCTATTTCATGCACGCCAACACCACGTCGGCCTTCCTGGAGACCCCCCGGATGAGTCCCAGCAGGGAGTGCCACGTCCAGTGCCTCCAGTTCTACTACTACCACACGGGGGGTCCGTCGGATCGGCTCAACATCTGGATCAGAGAGTTTACAGACGACGAAGACTCGACGGGACTTCGACGCTTGGTGGGGCAGATCGCTG GTGCAGTGACGTCCCACTGGCAAATCCACCACGTGTCCCTGAACGCCTCCCGGCTCTTCCAGGTGGAGTTTGAATCCGTCAAAGGCTCAGGAAGCCCCAACAGCACCGGCGGCTTCTCCGTGGACGACATCAACGTGTCCGAGACGCAATGTCCTCACAACACGCTGCAGTTGGACGACTTCGAGAACCTGCTGAACTCCAGCGTCGTCGGTACCGAAATTTATGGTCCCAGGCGCTATTCGGCGGCCGGCTACGCGTACCGCGTGGGGGTCGTACTGGCCGGGACCCACGTGTCCGTCTTCATTCAACTTTTGAACGGGACCAACGACGACGAGCTGAGCTGGCCGTGCGATCGTCATCAGTGGACCGCGCTCATGATGGATCAGGAAGCTTCCGTAATTCTGGGGATGTCCAAGCAGAGAAGCCTCACGTCCGACAACAGCACCTCTGGGGATG GCAGCTATTTGTGGGGCGACCCTCGAAACAGCAGCAGGACGGGCGTGGATGAGAACAACCAGACGGCGTTCATCGGCAGCAAGTTTGTCTGGAACGTCTTTGCCactttggaggagatgaagAGCCGACACTTCCTCAAGGGAGGAAGCCTCGTCTTGGCCTTCAGCTTCCAAG ACATCAGTCCTCTGGTGGACGGACACGTTCTGCCATGTCCTCAAGTGACACCAGTGCAGGTCACGCATCCTCCTCAAGAAGACCAAGAAGGCACCTGTGCTTCACG CGTGGGCACCCCCACGCCACTTCCTGATTTGAGCAG CGCACGCACCACCACGCCACTTCCTGATTTGAGCAG CGCGCGCACCACCATCCCCACGCCACTTCCTGATTTGAGCAG CGCGCGCACCACCACCCCCACGCCACTTCCTGATTTGAGCAG CGCGCGCACCACCATCCCCACGCCACTTCCTGATTTGAGCAG CGCGCGCACCACCACCCCCACGCCACTTCCTGATTTGAGCAG CGCGCGCACCACCACCCCCACGCCACTTCCTGATTTGAGCAG CGTTTTTAGTTTGTCTCCCGGCATGTCGTCGTCCTCCATCCTGGTCCTCTTGGGGGTCCTGATGTTTGTCATTGGGTGA
- the LOC144058012 gene encoding meprin A subunit beta-like isoform X27 yields the protein MFLAGWIPLPVNILAVDKPVLQRLLKNATNHRGGQRGTRHRLRMRGFIFLLVIVLVPAAASTTRSVSEIVEIDKDVPEANKDLLYDDILPEPFQRSAVSSENKLWTSPVPYVLNSSLDLNAKGVTLRALEQFRLKSCIDFKVRSDELYFINVKKLDGCFSYIGRVVTDGQDLSIGQFCDHIAIVEHEFLHAFGFYHEQSREDRDDYVTVVLENVLQGREHNFLKAEGSTAQGVPYDYMSVMHYGKDAFSNGNGSTIITKDAAFQDVIGQRLGMSRRDVQELNLLYNCNSSVAFSAYCGFALGDPCNMATCSPSGLGGWQMLTQAAGGPHSDHTDLSNGGGYFMHANTTSAFLETPRMSPSRECHVQCLQFYYYHTGGPSDRLNIWIREFTDDEDSTGLRRLVGQIAGAVTSHWQIHHVSLNASRLFQVEFESVKGSGSPNSTGGFSVDDINVSETQCPHNTLQLDDFENLLNSSVVGTEIYGPRRYSAAGYAYRVGVVLAGTHVSVFIQLLNGTNDDELSWPCDRHQWTALMMDQEASVILGMSKQRSLTSDNSTSGDGSYLWGDPRNSSRTGVDENNQTAFIGSKFVWNVFATLEEMKSRHFLKGGSLVLAFSFQDISPLVDGHVLPCPQVTPVQVTHPPQEDQEGTCASRVGTPTPLPDLSSARTTTPLPDLSSARTTIPTPLPDLSSARTTIPTPLPDLSSARTTTPTPLPDLSSVFSLSPGMSSSSILVLLGVLMFVIG from the exons ATGTTCTTAGCCGGCTGGATTCCACTTCCTGTGAACATCTTGGCCGTGGACAAGCCCG TCCTCCAGCGTCTTCTCAAGAATGCAACAAACCATCGAggaggacaacgaggcacacg ACATCGTTTGAGGATGAGAGGCTTCATTTTCCTGCTGGTCATCGTGCTCGTTCCTGCGGCTGCGTCTACAACCAga AGTGTATCGGAAATAGTGG AAATTGACAAGGACGTTCCGGAAGCAAACAAGG ATTTATTGTATGATGACATCCTG cctgaGCCGTTCCAGCGAAGCGCCGTCAGCTCCGAGAACAAATTGTGGACGTCGCCGGTACCGTACGTGCTCAACAGCAGCCTCG ACCTGAACGCGAAAGGAGTAACCCTCCGAGCCTTGGAGCAGTTCCGGCTCAAGTCCTGCATCGACTTCAAAGTGCGCAGCGACGAGCTTTACTTCATCAACGTCAAAAAGCTCGACGG CTGTTTCTCTTATATCGGGCGAGTGGTGACGGACGGTCAGGACCTCTCCATCGGGCAGTTCTGCGACCACATTGCCATCGTGGAACACGAATTTCTGCACGCGTTTGGTTTCTACCACGAGCAGTCCAGAGAAGACCGAGATGACTACGTGACCGTCGTCTTGGAAAACGTCCTCCAAG GTCGCGAGCACAATTTCCTGAAAGCCGAGGGCAGCACGGCGCAGGGCGTCCCGTACGACTACATGTCGGTGATGCATTATGGGAAAGACGCCTTCAGCAACGGAAACGGTTCGACCATCATCACCAAGGACGCCGCCTTCCAGGACGTGATTGGCCAGCGGTTGGGGATGAGCCGCCGCGACGTCCAGGAGCTCAACCTGCTCTACAACTGCA ACTCCAGCGTAGCGTTCTCGGCGTACTGCGGCTTTGCGCTCGGCGACCCGTGCAACATGGCCACGTGCTCGCCGAGCGGACTCGGAGGCTGGCAGATGTTGACGCAAGCAGCCGGCGGCCCCCACTCGGACCACACCGACCTTTCCAACG GGGGCGGCTATTTCATGCACGCCAACACCACGTCGGCCTTCCTGGAGACCCCCCGGATGAGTCCCAGCAGGGAGTGCCACGTCCAGTGCCTCCAGTTCTACTACTACCACACGGGGGGTCCGTCGGATCGGCTCAACATCTGGATCAGAGAGTTTACAGACGACGAAGACTCGACGGGACTTCGACGCTTGGTGGGGCAGATCGCTG GTGCAGTGACGTCCCACTGGCAAATCCACCACGTGTCCCTGAACGCCTCCCGGCTCTTCCAGGTGGAGTTTGAATCCGTCAAAGGCTCAGGAAGCCCCAACAGCACCGGCGGCTTCTCCGTGGACGACATCAACGTGTCCGAGACGCAATGTCCTCACAACACGCTGCAGTTGGACGACTTCGAGAACCTGCTGAACTCCAGCGTCGTCGGTACCGAAATTTATGGTCCCAGGCGCTATTCGGCGGCCGGCTACGCGTACCGCGTGGGGGTCGTACTGGCCGGGACCCACGTGTCCGTCTTCATTCAACTTTTGAACGGGACCAACGACGACGAGCTGAGCTGGCCGTGCGATCGTCATCAGTGGACCGCGCTCATGATGGATCAGGAAGCTTCCGTAATTCTGGGGATGTCCAAGCAGAGAAGCCTCACGTCCGACAACAGCACCTCTGGGGATG GCAGCTATTTGTGGGGCGACCCTCGAAACAGCAGCAGGACGGGCGTGGATGAGAACAACCAGACGGCGTTCATCGGCAGCAAGTTTGTCTGGAACGTCTTTGCCactttggaggagatgaagAGCCGACACTTCCTCAAGGGAGGAAGCCTCGTCTTGGCCTTCAGCTTCCAAG ACATCAGTCCTCTGGTGGACGGACACGTTCTGCCATGTCCTCAAGTGACACCAGTGCAGGTCACGCATCCTCCTCAAGAAGACCAAGAAGGCACCTGTGCTTCACG CGTGGGCACCCCCACGCCACTTCCTGATTTGAGCAG CGCACGCACCACCACGCCACTTCCTGATTTGAGCAG CGCGCGCACCACCATCCCCACGCCACTTCCTGATTTGAGCAG CGCGCGCACCACCATCCCCACGCCACTTCCTGATTTGAGCAG CGCGCGCACCACCACCCCCACGCCACTTCCTGATTTGAGCAG CGTTTTTAGTTTGTCTCCCGGCATGTCGTCGTCCTCCATCCTGGTCCTCTTGGGGGTCCTGATGTTTGTCATTGGGTGA